In Ischnura elegans chromosome 9, ioIscEleg1.1, whole genome shotgun sequence, the following proteins share a genomic window:
- the LOC124165821 gene encoding uncharacterized protein LOC124165821 isoform X1, translated as MAAREKNEKEIVSDDDEWVSRGCYRFSRHRKRGRVISTSQTYLLNRGGRCNKAVGITASQRTLHSISFVDFSPLRTTEDSGVQPALGPSDSADKIVDNSLSPHTSSPNTVTSPRPPSYVSLSCSISGYSPLAAYDSELRKGFRTGRDANQTADPSYIPVKQTLSAGDHENNNIRDTSGASGMENNKASVCSPNHRKPCVGARDMNGSLQSQNNGDEKGHNSDMYSYKSGPTESHAGTVRIVQFTSQNKSYVRTVTRTFDSGVHGSNATEEHSSSSNFITPSKSFIQQRVERLYGPGALAQGFFKRTSHRSVSSGGKSTSFSESGDDVVSPRPCASLPVLRHLRPEFRNQLPVRGTSPKVPPVVTIIPITVEGIEPSPDKEKDLSALEAEKEEDLCKSKVNDVIVTAPPDLCPAAPDVVLPPVLIEGAPDVTNGIAEVIISQESKPNDGVVKDGHYFIRLLKSEIARLTKLVDSAEEELARGVDGENPLPEEAAGWLRSAAGQARLLMRQKMQQFEGLCQKHLLQSPGEAFPTTLEDLAGFWDMVLLQVASVDAMFQEIDTLRASGWVETPSKTAPPKDGKVDSTSGSAAGGDGSKGHKKQTVRKPQLTASASSTKTSGAAKARDEARRKMMEERRRAMKERQKESAGEGSIQGEVEIFVPDNK; from the exons ATGGCtgcacgagaaaaaaatgaaaaagaaatcgtTTCCGATGATGATGAGTGGGTTTCCAGAGGTTGCTACCGGTTCTCTCGCCACCGTAAGCGTGGAAGGGTGATATCTACAAGCCAGACCTACCTATTAAATCGGGGAGGCAGATGCAATA AAGCTGTAGGAATAACTGCTTCTCAGAGGACACTCCACAGTATCAGCTTTGTGGACTTCTCACCTCTTCGTACCACCGAGGACTCTGGAGTGCAACCAGCACTTGGGCCAAGTGATAGCGCTGATAAAATAGTTGATAATTCTTTATCTCCTCATACCTCTTCTCCAAACACTGTCACATCACCCAGGCCTCCATCGTATGTGTCTCTGTCATGCTCGATTAGTGGATATTCTCCATTGGCTGCATATGATTCTGAACTCCGAAAAGGCTTTCGAACAGGAAGGGATGCCAATCAGACTGCTGACCCATCATATATCCCAGTAAAACAGACTCTGTCTGCAGGGGATCACGAAAATAATAACATTCGAGATACTTCTGGTGCATCCGGGATGGAGAATAACAAGGCCTCAGTTTGCAGCCCAAATCATCGGAAACCTTGTGTTGGTGCGAGAGACATGAATGGCTCCCTACAAAGTCAGAATAATGGAGATGAAAAAGGTCATAATTCTGACATGTACTCATACAAATCGGGGCCGACAGAATCTCATGCTGGGACTGTTAGAATTGTGCAGTTTACATCGCAAAATAAAAGTTATGTGAGAACAGTAACACGGACTTTTGACTCAGGTGTTCATGGGTCAAATGCAACGGAAGAGCATTCTTCATCTTCCAATTTTATTACTCCGTCCAAGTCTTTTATTCAGCAACGTGTTGAGAGGTTGTATGGTCCTGGGGCTCTGGCACAAGGTTTTTTTAAACGCACATCACACCGCAGTGTAAGTTCTGGGGGTAAATCTACTAGTTTCAGTGAATCGGGTGATGATGTTGTGTCTCCTAGGCCTTGTGCGTCTCTACCAGTCTTACGCCACTTGCGACCAGAATTTAGGAACCAACTTCCAGTTAGAGGAACTAGTCCAAAAGTCCCCCCTGTTGTTACAATTATCCCTATCACTGTTGAGGGCATAGAGCCTTCGCCTGACAAAGAGAAAGACTTGAGTGCTCTAGAAGCAGAAAAGGAGGAAGACTTGTGTAAATCTAAAGTGAATGATGTGATAGTGACTGCTCCACCAGATTTATGTCCTGCTGCTCCAGACGTAGTCTTGCCTCCTGTGCTAATTGAGGGGGCACCTGATGTGACAAATGGAATAGCCGAGGTCATCATTTCTCAGGAGTCCAAGCCTAATGATGGAGTAGTGAAGGATGGACATTACTTCATACGG CTCTTGAAATCTGAAATCGCAAGGCTAACTAAGTTAGTAGACTCTGCAGAGGAGGAATTAGCTAGGGGAGTTGATGGCGAGAATCCTCTCCCTGAAGAAGCTGCTGGCTGGCTAAGGTCTGCTGCTGGTCAAGCAAGACTGTTAATGAGGCAAAAAATGCAGCAGTTTGAGGGCCTTTGCCAGAAACACTTG ctgcAAAGCCCTGGTGAAGCATTTCCAACAACGCTTGAGGATCTGGCAGGATTTTGGGACATGGTTCTCCTTCAAGTGGCAAGTGTGGATGCTATGTTTCAAGAAATAGACACCCTAAGGGCATCTGGTTGGGTGGAAACTCCAAGCAAGACTGCACCTCCTAAGGATGGAAAAGTGGACTCTACCTCTGGTTCTGCG GCTGGAGGTGATGGCAGCAAGGGACATAAGAAACAAACTGTAAGGAAACCACAACTAACTGCATCTGCCAGCTCCACAAAAACTTCTGGTGCAGCCAAGGCCAGGGATGAGGCTAGGCGGAAGATGATGGAAGAAAGGCGGAGAGCTATGAAGGAACGGCAAAAGGAGTCTGCTGGGGAGGGTAGCATACAAGGAGAGGTTGAAATTTTTGTTCCAGATAATAAGTAA
- the LOC124165821 gene encoding uncharacterized protein LOC124165821 isoform X2 — protein MLPARNIPRMPSLESIGSCSLDADVTASECSEAVGITASQRTLHSISFVDFSPLRTTEDSGVQPALGPSDSADKIVDNSLSPHTSSPNTVTSPRPPSYVSLSCSISGYSPLAAYDSELRKGFRTGRDANQTADPSYIPVKQTLSAGDHENNNIRDTSGASGMENNKASVCSPNHRKPCVGARDMNGSLQSQNNGDEKGHNSDMYSYKSGPTESHAGTVRIVQFTSQNKSYVRTVTRTFDSGVHGSNATEEHSSSSNFITPSKSFIQQRVERLYGPGALAQGFFKRTSHRSVSSGGKSTSFSESGDDVVSPRPCASLPVLRHLRPEFRNQLPVRGTSPKVPPVVTIIPITVEGIEPSPDKEKDLSALEAEKEEDLCKSKVNDVIVTAPPDLCPAAPDVVLPPVLIEGAPDVTNGIAEVIISQESKPNDGVVKDGHYFIRLLKSEIARLTKLVDSAEEELARGVDGENPLPEEAAGWLRSAAGQARLLMRQKMQQFEGLCQKHLLQSPGEAFPTTLEDLAGFWDMVLLQVASVDAMFQEIDTLRASGWVETPSKTAPPKDGKVDSTSGSAAGGDGSKGHKKQTVRKPQLTASASSTKTSGAAKARDEARRKMMEERRRAMKERQKESAGEGSIQGEVEIFVPDNK, from the exons ATGCTGCCTGCTCGGAATATTCCAAGGATGCCTTCCTTGGAATCAATTGGGAGCTGCTCCCTTGATGCTGATGTGACTGCCAGCGAGTGCTCAG AAGCTGTAGGAATAACTGCTTCTCAGAGGACACTCCACAGTATCAGCTTTGTGGACTTCTCACCTCTTCGTACCACCGAGGACTCTGGAGTGCAACCAGCACTTGGGCCAAGTGATAGCGCTGATAAAATAGTTGATAATTCTTTATCTCCTCATACCTCTTCTCCAAACACTGTCACATCACCCAGGCCTCCATCGTATGTGTCTCTGTCATGCTCGATTAGTGGATATTCTCCATTGGCTGCATATGATTCTGAACTCCGAAAAGGCTTTCGAACAGGAAGGGATGCCAATCAGACTGCTGACCCATCATATATCCCAGTAAAACAGACTCTGTCTGCAGGGGATCACGAAAATAATAACATTCGAGATACTTCTGGTGCATCCGGGATGGAGAATAACAAGGCCTCAGTTTGCAGCCCAAATCATCGGAAACCTTGTGTTGGTGCGAGAGACATGAATGGCTCCCTACAAAGTCAGAATAATGGAGATGAAAAAGGTCATAATTCTGACATGTACTCATACAAATCGGGGCCGACAGAATCTCATGCTGGGACTGTTAGAATTGTGCAGTTTACATCGCAAAATAAAAGTTATGTGAGAACAGTAACACGGACTTTTGACTCAGGTGTTCATGGGTCAAATGCAACGGAAGAGCATTCTTCATCTTCCAATTTTATTACTCCGTCCAAGTCTTTTATTCAGCAACGTGTTGAGAGGTTGTATGGTCCTGGGGCTCTGGCACAAGGTTTTTTTAAACGCACATCACACCGCAGTGTAAGTTCTGGGGGTAAATCTACTAGTTTCAGTGAATCGGGTGATGATGTTGTGTCTCCTAGGCCTTGTGCGTCTCTACCAGTCTTACGCCACTTGCGACCAGAATTTAGGAACCAACTTCCAGTTAGAGGAACTAGTCCAAAAGTCCCCCCTGTTGTTACAATTATCCCTATCACTGTTGAGGGCATAGAGCCTTCGCCTGACAAAGAGAAAGACTTGAGTGCTCTAGAAGCAGAAAAGGAGGAAGACTTGTGTAAATCTAAAGTGAATGATGTGATAGTGACTGCTCCACCAGATTTATGTCCTGCTGCTCCAGACGTAGTCTTGCCTCCTGTGCTAATTGAGGGGGCACCTGATGTGACAAATGGAATAGCCGAGGTCATCATTTCTCAGGAGTCCAAGCCTAATGATGGAGTAGTGAAGGATGGACATTACTTCATACGG CTCTTGAAATCTGAAATCGCAAGGCTAACTAAGTTAGTAGACTCTGCAGAGGAGGAATTAGCTAGGGGAGTTGATGGCGAGAATCCTCTCCCTGAAGAAGCTGCTGGCTGGCTAAGGTCTGCTGCTGGTCAAGCAAGACTGTTAATGAGGCAAAAAATGCAGCAGTTTGAGGGCCTTTGCCAGAAACACTTG ctgcAAAGCCCTGGTGAAGCATTTCCAACAACGCTTGAGGATCTGGCAGGATTTTGGGACATGGTTCTCCTTCAAGTGGCAAGTGTGGATGCTATGTTTCAAGAAATAGACACCCTAAGGGCATCTGGTTGGGTGGAAACTCCAAGCAAGACTGCACCTCCTAAGGATGGAAAAGTGGACTCTACCTCTGGTTCTGCG GCTGGAGGTGATGGCAGCAAGGGACATAAGAAACAAACTGTAAGGAAACCACAACTAACTGCATCTGCCAGCTCCACAAAAACTTCTGGTGCAGCCAAGGCCAGGGATGAGGCTAGGCGGAAGATGATGGAAGAAAGGCGGAGAGCTATGAAGGAACGGCAAAAGGAGTCTGCTGGGGAGGGTAGCATACAAGGAGAGGTTGAAATTTTTGTTCCAGATAATAAGTAA